One window from the genome of Gemmatimonadota bacterium encodes:
- the nth gene encoding endonuclease III translates to MNLKKRFSKAEKAERIAEILDELYPDPEGSLRHGSAYTLLVAVLLSAQCTDVRVNQVTPVLFARADTPEKMIALSVEEIEGIIRPCGLAPRKAQAIFDLSRILLDEHDGEVPQSYEGLEALPGVGHKTASVVMAQAFGVPAFPVDTHIHRLAYRWGLSSGKNVVQTERDLKRIFPAEIWNKLHLQIIFFGREYCPARGHDPHQCRICSAYGRRSLL, encoded by the coding sequence ATGAATTTGAAAAAGCGTTTTAGTAAAGCCGAGAAAGCCGAAAGAATTGCCGAGATTTTAGACGAATTATATCCCGATCCCGAAGGATCGCTGAGACACGGAAGTGCTTATACGCTGCTGGTCGCGGTGTTGTTATCGGCGCAGTGTACCGATGTGCGGGTCAATCAGGTGACGCCCGTTCTGTTTGCAAGGGCAGATACGCCAGAGAAAATGATTGCGCTGTCGGTTGAAGAAATTGAAGGTATTATCCGTCCGTGTGGGTTGGCACCTCGCAAAGCGCAGGCGATTTTCGATTTGTCCCGTATTTTGCTGGATGAACACGATGGCGAGGTGCCCCAATCTTATGAGGGTTTGGAAGCATTGCCCGGCGTGGGACACAAGACGGCGTCGGTGGTGATGGCTCAGGCTTTTGGCGTGCCGGCATTTCCCGTGGATACGCATATTCACCGTCTCGCCTATCGATGGGGATTGTCCAGTGGCAAAAATGTGGTGCAGACCGAGCGAGATTTGAAACGCATTTTCCCCGCGGAAATTTGGAACAAGCTGCATTTGCAGATTATCTTTTTTGGACGAGAATATTGTCCGGCGAGAGGCCATGATCCCCATCAATGCC
- a CDS encoding MFS transporter, which produces MKKDTFLYVSAFLMDSCFSIVGICVPLYALQFGATYDDLGHINAWGALAYSVTSLVSGRLSDRMGYRQIMRIGSFCLFLAFVGYIGVNRIWHFILLSVLTAVAIAHYWPPMQAYLGRGKSRDVLLPALGRFNVAWTLGVFVGPAAGGVLFAFHPFSGFILSGFFVLLLFLGLIVVPILESEPGVAATSSVVATSGHFFPLALLANFATFFAIGLIRALFPKLATDLGISPDLLGFLLALIALTQLAVFYFMSRTDRWQFRMSPIIFAQLLGALGLGLIGIGTQPIVFACGFLLLGVLIGVTFTASIFYSLYAEGPGGRRTGIHEAIVGSGFLFGPLLGGLVAEHFNARLPYLMGSMVILMTIGVQLLIHKMKAPRGFAPQTGD; this is translated from the coding sequence GTGAAAAAAGATACTTTTTTGTATGTCAGTGCCTTTTTAATGGATAGCTGTTTTTCCATTGTGGGCATTTGCGTTCCATTATACGCCCTGCAATTCGGTGCGACTTATGACGATCTCGGGCACATCAATGCCTGGGGGGCATTGGCTTATTCTGTGACCAGTCTCGTTTCAGGCCGCCTTTCAGACCGGATGGGCTATCGCCAGATTATGAGAATTGGGAGTTTTTGTCTTTTTCTGGCTTTTGTGGGCTATATTGGTGTCAATCGCATCTGGCACTTTATTTTGCTTTCTGTGCTTACTGCTGTTGCTATTGCACATTATTGGCCGCCGATGCAAGCCTATCTTGGGCGCGGGAAATCGCGAGATGTGCTCTTGCCCGCGTTGGGGCGATTCAATGTGGCGTGGACATTGGGCGTGTTTGTTGGCCCAGCCGCAGGTGGTGTGTTGTTCGCATTCCACCCGTTTAGCGGATTTATTTTGTCTGGTTTTTTCGTGCTTCTGTTATTTCTGGGGCTGATCGTCGTTCCCATTTTGGAATCGGAGCCTGGTGTTGCGGCTACAAGCTCGGTTGTTGCGACGTCGGGACATTTTTTTCCTCTTGCATTGCTGGCTAATTTTGCAACGTTTTTTGCGATTGGGCTTATACGTGCGCTCTTTCCAAAATTGGCGACGGATCTCGGCATTTCACCGGATTTACTGGGGTTTTTGCTCGCGCTGATCGCTTTGACCCAACTTGCGGTTTTTTATTTCATGTCGCGGACAGACCGATGGCAATTTCGCATGTCGCCTATTATTTTTGCTCAGCTTTTGGGCGCTTTAGGTCTCGGTTTGATCGGGATAGGTACACAGCCGATTGTTTTTGCATGTGGTTTTTTGCTGCTGGGTGTGCTGATTGGGGTGACGTTTACGGCGAGTATTTTTTACAGTTTATACGCCGAAGGCCCGGGAGGCCGCCGCACGGGTATTCACGAAGCGATTGTTGGGAGTGGATTTTTATTTGGTCCGCTTCTCGGCGGTCTTGTTGCCGAGCATTTCAATGCGCGATTGCCCTATTTGATGGGTAGTATGGTTATTCTGATGACGATTGGTGTTCAGTTGTTGATCCATAAAATGAAAGCTCCCAGAGGGTTTGCGCCACAGACGGGCGATTAG
- a CDS encoding tetratricopeptide repeat protein has translation MQMRSFLAMLSLSVLMASSALAQGVSPESAEKYNAGQELYKKRQYQRALVAFEEAVKIDAKNAQAYRAIGTTYRKLRNYSKAIEAYQMATSIKSDYAAAYFEMGELQLQTKDYTGAQASMQKVLSIDPNFADGKARDRLKVAYLQEGTTLFRRRNYKAAAAQYESATQVDPSDATVFYNLGLAHRSARNVNAAREALETAIELNPNYGKAHRGLGDLFRATGKNSSAARAYLNAIQADAKDTKSRLNLAVVYQAMKQNSKAISVLTKAAQVDPKNADVHTALGKAYSDGRQYTNAVASYKRALGIKNTPEANYRISEPYFGLKQYQNAIAHANKAVSSSKWRVPANVILGDCYRELGQKERAISHYKKALGNRQYKKYAEDQIDRILNPMGGGEEEAQ, from the coding sequence ATGCAAATGCGTTCCTTTCTTGCGATGCTTTCATTGTCTGTGCTGATGGCCAGTTCTGCTCTTGCACAGGGGGTGAGTCCCGAATCGGCTGAAAAGTATAATGCTGGACAGGAGTTATACAAAAAGAGACAGTATCAAAGAGCACTCGTAGCCTTTGAGGAAGCTGTAAAAATCGATGCCAAAAACGCGCAGGCATATCGCGCGATAGGCACGACATACCGAAAGCTGCGCAATTACTCAAAGGCCATTGAAGCTTATCAAATGGCGACTTCGATTAAGTCGGATTACGCAGCCGCTTATTTTGAGATGGGCGAATTGCAATTGCAGACCAAAGATTATACAGGTGCCCAGGCGAGCATGCAAAAGGTGCTGTCGATTGATCCCAATTTTGCCGACGGCAAAGCACGGGATAGGTTAAAGGTGGCTTATCTTCAAGAAGGCACCACGTTGTTCAGGCGGCGCAATTACAAGGCAGCCGCGGCTCAGTATGAAAGTGCCACGCAAGTCGATCCTTCGGATGCGACCGTATTTTACAATTTGGGCCTGGCACATAGAAGTGCGCGCAATGTAAATGCCGCGCGCGAAGCGCTTGAAACAGCCATTGAGCTGAATCCGAACTATGGCAAAGCTCATCGCGGTTTGGGCGATCTCTTCAGGGCGACCGGGAAAAATAGCAGTGCAGCAAGGGCGTACTTAAATGCGATTCAAGCCGATGCAAAAGATACGAAGTCCCGCCTGAATCTGGCAGTAGTCTATCAGGCGATGAAGCAAAATAGCAAAGCAATTTCCGTGCTTACAAAAGCGGCACAGGTTGACCCCAAAAATGCAGATGTTCACACAGCACTTGGCAAAGCCTACTCAGATGGTAGGCAGTACACAAATGCCGTTGCTTCCTACAAAAGGGCACTGGGGATTAAGAATACTCCCGAGGCAAACTATCGGATATCTGAGCCTTATTTTGGACTCAAGCAATACCAAAATGCCATTGCTCACGCCAATAAAGCCGTGTCTTCTTCTAAATGGAGAGTGCCAGCCAATGTCATTCTGGGCGATTGTTATCGCGAGCTTGGTCAAAAAGAAAGAGCGATTTCGCACTACAAAAAAGCGCTTGGGAATCGCCAATACAAGAAATACGCCGAAGACCAGATTGATCGCATCCTCAATCCAATGGGCGGTGGAGAAGAAGAGGCACAGTAA
- a CDS encoding energy transducer TonB has product MAMIRGKAPEADLRRSYNKVFGYCTLITFVIHTAVAVIFPTFEASASNRQKKQIIIENVDIPETRQIKRPPPPPRPAVPIETESDDVPDDVTIESTDLDFDDAMVDMPPPPPPGSYEEEEEILEFYMVEQKPKVKHQVNPKYPEIARKAGLTGKVFLKFLVDKNGRVSNVTVLRGQEIFRQAAIDAVLQFRFEPAQQNDKPVSVWMTQPMSFRLN; this is encoded by the coding sequence ATGGCAATGATTCGGGGGAAAGCACCAGAAGCCGATTTGCGACGTTCTTATAACAAGGTTTTTGGGTATTGCACATTGATCACGTTTGTCATTCACACCGCCGTGGCTGTTATTTTTCCAACTTTTGAAGCCTCTGCGAGTAATCGCCAGAAGAAACAGATCATTATTGAAAATGTGGATATTCCAGAAACCCGTCAGATCAAACGTCCACCACCGCCGCCGCGACCTGCTGTGCCAATTGAAACAGAGAGCGACGATGTGCCCGACGACGTGACGATTGAGAGCACGGATCTCGATTTTGACGATGCAATGGTCGATATGCCGCCGCCACCGCCGCCGGGTTCATACGAGGAAGAAGAAGAAATCCTCGAGTTTTATATGGTTGAGCAAAAACCAAAAGTCAAACATCAGGTAAATCCTAAATATCCTGAAATTGCCCGCAAAGCCGGGTTGACTGGAAAAGTGTTTTTGAAGTTTTTGGTTGATAAGAATGGTCGGGTAAGCAATGTGACCGTGCTTAGAGGTCAAGAAATTTTCCGGCAAGCAGCGATTGATGCTGTTCTGCAATTCAGGTTTGAACCAGCCCAACAAAATGACAAACCGGTTTCTGTTTGGATGACACAACCGATGTCTTTCCGCTTGAACTGA
- a CDS encoding biopolymer transporter ExbD has translation MNFKKKGGVSHSIPTGSMADITFLLLIFFMVSTVFVRFRVTGIIMPKAEKIEELKKRRHINYLWVSADRKIYIDDKLANIDQVAGIFYDRRVKDPRMVVSLKCDYRAPYGLISSVMEELRKADALRINFATNREG, from the coding sequence ATGAATTTTAAGAAAAAAGGCGGTGTCTCACATAGCATTCCGACCGGATCTATGGCCGACATTACTTTTTTGCTGCTCATTTTCTTTATGGTTTCTACGGTTTTTGTCCGCTTTCGCGTGACGGGCATTATTATGCCCAAAGCCGAAAAAATTGAAGAGCTTAAGAAACGTCGTCACATCAACTATTTATGGGTTTCTGCTGATCGCAAAATCTATATTGACGACAAGCTGGCGAATATCGATCAGGTAGCCGGGATTTTTTACGATCGTCGCGTCAAAGATCCCCGTATGGTCGTGTCACTCAAATGCGACTACCGCGCACCTTATGGATTGATCAGCAGTGTAATGGAAGAATTGCGCAAGGCCGATGCGCTGCGCATCAACTTTGCGACCAACCGAGAGGGGTAA
- a CDS encoding biopolymer transporter ExbD, producing the protein MALQRREKSSPEIPTGSMADIVFLLLVFFLVTTTMNQDKGIGMHLPPPGESKKIQKKNICNIWVNVNGDILINLEQSVPLNMLRADIEQRLAQNDKLIISLKADEETPYEQFIDVLDEIKLSGADKISLASPSE; encoded by the coding sequence ATGGCCCTTCAGAGACGCGAAAAATCTTCACCTGAAATCCCCACCGGGTCTATGGCAGATATCGTGTTTTTGTTGCTGGTGTTTTTTCTGGTGACTACCACGATGAACCAGGATAAGGGCATTGGTATGCACTTGCCTCCGCCGGGCGAGTCCAAGAAAATCCAGAAGAAGAACATTTGCAATATCTGGGTCAATGTCAATGGGGATATTCTCATCAATTTGGAACAAAGTGTGCCGTTGAATATGCTTCGAGCAGATATTGAGCAGCGATTGGCGCAAAATGATAAGCTGATCATTTCATTAAAGGCAGACGAAGAAACGCCCTATGAGCAATTTATCGATGTGCTCGACGAGATTAAATTGTCAGGGGCAGATAAAATTTCGCTCGCCTCGCCCAGTGAATGA
- a CDS encoding MotA/TolQ/ExbB proton channel family protein: protein MVDLFIKGGNFMYPLLVMLFFGVVVIIERFYTLFKAHINAKEFMVELQDALKQNGPEGAAELCSNTRGPVATVLHAGLLRLDRGIEHVEKSIEESGAIEMAFLERGLVWLSTVANLAPLVGFLGTVSGMIRAFNDIAAAGDVDPSVVAGGISEALITTASGLVVAIPVQASYNFFLSKIDKIIIDLQESSNQFVDDLIQLGYGQED from the coding sequence ATGGTTGATCTTTTTATTAAAGGCGGAAACTTTATGTATCCGTTGCTGGTGATGTTGTTTTTTGGCGTTGTGGTGATTATTGAGCGCTTCTACACGCTTTTTAAGGCACATATCAATGCCAAAGAGTTTATGGTAGAGCTTCAGGATGCCCTCAAGCAGAATGGGCCAGAAGGTGCTGCTGAGTTGTGTTCTAATACGCGCGGCCCGGTCGCTACGGTGTTGCACGCAGGGTTGTTGCGTTTGGATCGCGGTATTGAGCATGTGGAAAAGTCAATTGAAGAATCCGGTGCTATCGAAATGGCTTTTCTCGAGCGTGGTCTCGTGTGGCTTTCCACAGTCGCAAACCTGGCACCTCTCGTCGGCTTCCTCGGTACTGTGTCGGGTATGATCCGGGCTTTTAACGATATCGCCGCTGCTGGCGATGTTGATCCCAGTGTTGTGGCTGGCGGTATTTCTGAAGCTTTGATTACAACAGCTTCGGGTCTGGTGGTTGCTATTCCAGTGCAGGCTTCATACAACTTCTTCCTGTCAAAAATTGACAAGATCATCATCGATCTCCAGGAAAGTTCCAATCAATTCGTCGATGACCTGATTCAATTGGGCTACGGCCAGGAGGACTAA